In Rheinheimera sp. MM224, one DNA window encodes the following:
- the lysA gene encoding diaminopimelate decarboxylase, translating to MDYFNYQDQNLFAEGVALADIAAEFGTPTYVYSRATIERHYKAFAEAAPSRDLLVCYAVKANSNIALLNLLARLGSGFDIVSEGELRRVLQAGGDAKKVVFSGVGKSVTEIEFALQTGIKCFNVESIPELERIQQVASRLNIIAPISIRVNPDIDAKTHPYISTGLKANKFGIDINDALAMYQQADAASHLNVCGVDCHIGSQLTETQPFLDALDKLLALIDKLAAVGIHLSHIDIGGGLGVPYDGETPPHPAEYAAKVVEKLAAYPQLSLIFEPGRAIMANAGVLLTKVEYLKPGQEKHFAIVDAAMNDLIRPALYSAWQSIIAVRQKPEIPAVTYDVVGPVCETGDFLGKDRALALEPGDLLVVRSAGAYGFTMSSNYNSRPRAAEVLVDGDRSYLVRQREQWQDLWRGEQLVP from the coding sequence GTGGATTACTTTAATTATCAGGATCAGAACTTATTTGCCGAAGGCGTTGCGTTAGCCGATATTGCCGCAGAATTTGGCACGCCAACTTATGTCTATTCCCGCGCGACCATTGAGCGCCATTACAAAGCTTTTGCTGAAGCTGCACCCAGCCGTGACTTATTAGTTTGTTACGCCGTTAAAGCCAACAGCAATATAGCCCTATTAAACCTTTTGGCTCGCCTTGGCAGTGGTTTTGATATAGTTTCTGAAGGTGAATTACGCCGTGTATTGCAAGCCGGTGGCGATGCAAAAAAAGTGGTGTTCTCTGGTGTAGGTAAGTCTGTCACCGAAATTGAGTTTGCGCTGCAAACCGGCATCAAGTGTTTTAACGTCGAATCTATTCCCGAGCTGGAACGTATTCAGCAAGTGGCCAGCCGCCTGAATATCATTGCGCCTATTTCTATTCGGGTGAACCCTGATATCGACGCCAAAACCCATCCTTACATTTCTACCGGCTTAAAAGCCAATAAGTTTGGTATCGACATTAACGACGCGCTCGCCATGTACCAGCAAGCCGATGCCGCTTCGCATTTAAACGTTTGTGGTGTGGATTGTCATATCGGTTCACAACTGACCGAAACCCAGCCATTTTTAGATGCCTTAGATAAGTTACTGGCGCTGATCGATAAATTAGCTGCAGTGGGTATCCATTTAAGCCATATCGATATAGGTGGCGGTTTAGGTGTGCCTTATGATGGCGAAACTCCGCCACATCCTGCTGAATACGCAGCCAAAGTGGTAGAAAAACTGGCGGCTTATCCACAACTGTCACTGATTTTTGAACCGGGCCGCGCCATTATGGCCAACGCCGGTGTACTACTGACCAAAGTGGAATATCTAAAGCCGGGTCAGGAAAAGCATTTTGCTATTGTTGATGCTGCTATGAACGACTTAATTCGCCCGGCACTTTACAGTGCATGGCAATCTATTATTGCTGTGCGGCAAAAACCTGAAATTCCTGCTGTGACTTACGATGTGGTAGGTCCGGTCTGTGAAACAGGTGATTTCCTTGGTAAAGACCGCGCTTTAGCGCTGGAGCCAGGTGATTTACTGGTGGTGCGCTCAGCAGGCGCTTATGGTTTTACCATGAGTTCCAACTACAACAGCAGACCCAGAGCCGCAGAAGTGCTGGTGGACGGTGACCGCAGCTATTTAGTCCGCCAGCGTGAGCAAT
- the lptM gene encoding LPS translocon maturation chaperone LptM has protein sequence MNTKRQRLVCILLLSQWLLACGQKGPLTLPQTPQPNKAPAEQPAPADQPVVSKEQ, from the coding sequence ATGAATACAAAGCGACAAAGACTGGTGTGCATCCTGTTGCTCAGCCAATGGTTACTGGCCTGTGGCCAAAAAGGTCCTTTAACATTGCCTCAAACCCCACAACCCAATAAAGCGCCGGCAGAACAACCAGCGCCAGCCGATCAGCCAGTAGTTTCAAAGGAACAGTAG
- the cyaY gene encoding iron donor protein CyaY yields the protein MNDVEYDELTDQVLLAVEDAIEALDLDLDYESNGGLLSISFVDGSKVIINKQPPLHQLWVATKFNGHHFELKDGVWIDNRTGAEFWALISDAFSKQSGQNVVLADNS from the coding sequence ATGAATGACGTAGAATATGACGAACTGACCGATCAGGTGCTGCTTGCGGTGGAAGATGCGATAGAAGCATTGGACCTGGATCTGGATTATGAGTCGAACGGTGGCTTGTTAAGCATCAGCTTTGTCGATGGCAGTAAGGTGATTATTAATAAGCAACCTCCACTGCATCAGCTGTGGGTCGCGACTAAATTTAATGGCCACCATTTTGAATTAAAAGACGGTGTCTGGATTGATAACAGAACAGGTGCTGAGTTCTGGGCACTCATTTCCGATGCCTTTAGTAAACAGTCTGGTCAAAACGTAGTACTTGCCGATAACTCATGA
- a CDS encoding alpha/beta hydrolase, protein MALLPFVDVKPAGQADAAVVWLHGLGDSGDGFAPIVPELRLPKSSGIRFLFPHAPVRPITINGGMQMRGWYDIKTWDLNDRADETGVRESATAVTALLDKLIEQGIPANRILLAGFSQGGVIALHLLPRLPYKLAGVMALSTYMAVPGKLKEEMTGANKSTAVLVNHGTHDEVVPYSAGQAAFNALKFAGFTVNWAEYRMGHSVCPQQIADISRFIQQQLPAL, encoded by the coding sequence ATGGCGTTACTTCCTTTTGTCGATGTAAAACCCGCAGGTCAGGCTGATGCCGCTGTAGTCTGGTTACATGGTTTAGGCGATTCGGGTGATGGTTTTGCACCTATAGTGCCGGAATTACGTTTGCCAAAAAGCTCTGGCATCCGGTTTTTATTCCCTCATGCACCTGTGCGTCCTATCACTATCAACGGTGGTATGCAGATGCGCGGTTGGTACGATATTAAAACCTGGGATTTAAACGACAGAGCAGACGAAACCGGGGTGCGTGAATCGGCCACTGCAGTCACAGCCTTACTGGACAAACTGATTGAGCAGGGCATCCCGGCCAATCGTATTCTGTTGGCGGGTTTTAGTCAGGGTGGTGTGATTGCCTTACACTTACTGCCTCGTTTGCCTTATAAACTGGCTGGTGTGATGGCGCTTTCTACTTATATGGCTGTGCCGGGCAAATTAAAAGAAGAAATGACAGGCGCTAACAAAAGCACAGCTGTGTTGGTGAATCATGGCACTCACGATGAAGTGGTGCCTTATAGTGCAGGTCAGGCTGCTTTTAATGCACTGAAATTTGCCGGTTTTACGGTGAATTGGGCCGAGTACCGTATGGGCCATAGTGTGTGCCCACAGCAAATTGCCGATATCAGTCGTTTTATTCAGCAGCAATTACCAGCACTTTAA
- a CDS encoding DUF2914 domain-containing protein: MTTAQEKLVVRVSLGAAASAPGDLPEPTTEQHWHWRRIAGAVLTLCAAALLLYGWLNVESPDAVISSVAETAPVVITAESIEAATPELVLEAVQQNPEPEPVPIKAVNTETAAPEVKPADIPALSDATVTPQPAVAETALVAETPAEAGAPLFSADTGVLRLALLTNETPSAKARSLGEQIDAATVPQLALYSEVKGLNGQNIEHLWYYEGKLMTRIKLPVKLDYWRTYSRKEFDAGQKGEWRVEILDPQQNLLFSHHFHYH, translated from the coding sequence GTGACAACAGCACAGGAAAAATTGGTCGTTCGGGTAAGTCTGGGTGCTGCAGCATCAGCTCCTGGCGATTTGCCTGAACCAACAACAGAGCAACACTGGCATTGGCGGCGTATTGCCGGTGCAGTATTGACGCTTTGTGCTGCTGCTCTGCTGTTGTATGGCTGGCTAAATGTTGAGTCACCTGATGCCGTCATTAGTTCTGTGGCTGAAACGGCCCCAGTTGTGATCACTGCTGAATCTATTGAAGCCGCCACACCTGAACTGGTGCTGGAAGCTGTGCAGCAAAACCCTGAACCAGAGCCTGTACCCATTAAAGCGGTAAACACTGAAACTGCTGCGCCAGAAGTCAAACCAGCAGACATTCCAGCGTTATCCGATGCTACTGTGACACCACAGCCCGCTGTTGCTGAAACAGCTTTAGTTGCAGAAACTCCGGCAGAAGCAGGTGCACCATTATTTAGTGCAGACACTGGAGTATTAAGACTGGCCTTGTTGACCAACGAAACGCCTTCAGCCAAAGCCCGCAGCCTGGGTGAACAGATTGACGCAGCTACAGTTCCACAGCTGGCGTTGTATTCTGAAGTCAAAGGTTTAAATGGTCAGAACATAGAACATCTTTGGTATTACGAAGGCAAACTGATGACCCGCATTAAACTGCCGGTCAAACTGGATTACTGGCGTACCTACAGCAGAAAAGAATTCGACGCGGGCCAAAAAGGCGAATGGCGGGTCGAAATCCTTGATCCACAACAAAATCTGCTGTTTAGCCATCACTTTCATTACCATTAA
- the hemC gene encoding hydroxymethylbilane synthase, whose translation MNLVRIATRKSALALWQANFVKAELEAAHPGLQVELVPMSTQGDKILDTPLAKIGGKGLFVKELETAMLEGRADIAVHSMKDVPVDFPEGLMLHTICQREDPRDAFVSNTFQQLADLPQGAVVGTSSLRRQCQIKAMRPDLQIKDLRGNVNTRLAKLDAGEFDAIILASAGLIRLGFEARIASFLEVGTSLPANGQGAVGIECRSDDFVVQQLLAPLEHQETRICVLAERAMNRKLQGGCQVPIGAFAVLQHNELWLRGLVGQLDGSEILRSEIKGDATQAEQLGTQLAEQLLALGADRILDAVYRQA comes from the coding sequence ATGAACCTTGTCCGCATTGCCACCCGTAAAAGTGCTTTAGCTTTATGGCAAGCCAATTTTGTCAAAGCTGAACTCGAAGCTGCCCACCCAGGTTTACAGGTTGAGCTAGTGCCTATGTCGACTCAGGGCGATAAAATTCTGGACACTCCTTTAGCCAAAATTGGTGGTAAAGGCTTGTTTGTCAAAGAGCTGGAAACCGCCATGCTGGAAGGCCGTGCTGATATAGCAGTCCACAGCATGAAAGATGTACCGGTCGATTTTCCTGAAGGTTTGATGCTGCATACCATTTGCCAGCGTGAAGACCCACGTGATGCTTTTGTCTCCAACACCTTTCAACAGCTTGCTGATTTACCCCAAGGGGCTGTAGTCGGAACTTCCAGTTTACGTCGCCAGTGCCAAATCAAAGCCATGCGACCAGATTTACAGATCAAAGACTTACGTGGCAACGTCAACACCCGTCTGGCAAAACTGGACGCGGGTGAGTTTGACGCCATTATTCTGGCTTCTGCTGGTTTAATACGTTTAGGTTTTGAAGCCCGTATTGCCAGCTTTCTGGAGGTTGGCACCAGTTTGCCGGCCAATGGTCAGGGCGCTGTAGGTATTGAATGCCGTAGCGATGATTTTGTGGTTCAACAGCTATTAGCGCCGCTGGAACATCAGGAAACCCGTATTTGTGTGTTGGCCGAACGGGCGATGAACCGCAAGCTGCAGGGCGGTTGTCAGGTGCCTATTGGTGCTTTTGCTGTGCTTCAGCACAATGAACTTTGGCTGCGTGGTTTGGTCGGACAGTTGGATGGTTCTGAAATTTTACGTTCAGAAATCAAAGGGGACGCTACTCAAGCAGAGCAGTTGGGGACTCAACTGGCTGAACAATTACTGGCGTTAGGCGCAGATCGCATTTTAGATGCGGTCTACCGTCAGGCCTGA
- a CDS encoding uroporphyrinogen-III synthase, producing MTTPLLDPLCPVLITRPAGKADQLLASLDELAIPYLYQPLITTQLVPLKAKAGTMLEQADQVIFVSVSAVSCLQQQYDCRKITAPLVAVGTTTATVLEKCSGREVLVPQDQRSEGLLALPQLQDVADKHIVIVRGNAGRELIKKGLQQRGAHIHYVQSYRRVPLPLDGQSLSDQWHQQHIQCIVVTSNEILQLIFELLPKEQHSWLQQQLWIMVSPRMKEAAIELGIDGSRIYLSASANDQALLEAICQLRGTCHD from the coding sequence GTGACGACTCCACTGCTGGATCCTTTGTGCCCGGTACTGATAACCAGACCTGCGGGCAAGGCGGATCAGTTGCTGGCCAGTTTAGATGAACTGGCTATTCCCTATTTATACCAACCTTTGATCACCACCCAGTTAGTGCCGTTAAAAGCCAAGGCTGGCACTATGCTGGAACAGGCTGATCAGGTGATTTTTGTCAGCGTCAGCGCGGTCAGCTGCTTGCAGCAACAATACGATTGCAGGAAGATCACTGCGCCTTTAGTGGCTGTCGGAACTACGACAGCCACAGTGCTGGAGAAATGCAGTGGCCGCGAAGTACTGGTGCCGCAGGATCAGCGTAGTGAGGGGTTATTGGCTTTACCTCAGCTACAGGATGTAGCTGACAAACATATTGTGATAGTGCGGGGAAACGCAGGCCGCGAGCTGATTAAAAAAGGCTTACAACAGCGCGGTGCTCATATTCATTATGTGCAAAGTTATCGCAGAGTGCCTTTACCCTTAGATGGACAAAGCTTGTCAGACCAGTGGCATCAGCAACATATTCAATGTATTGTGGTCACCAGTAACGAAATTTTACAGCTTATTTTTGAGTTATTGCCAAAAGAGCAACATAGCTGGTTACAGCAACAGTTATGGATAATGGTCAGCCCGCGGATGAAAGAAGCCGCTATAGAACTTGGGATCGACGGATCCCGTATTTATTTGTCAGCCAGTGCCAATGATCAGGCGTTACTGGAGGCTATTTGCCAGTTAAGAGGAACTTGTCATGACTGA
- a CDS encoding uroporphyrinogen-III C-methyltransferase translates to MTDTPVAVTASESPLSQGSAKPDPVKKDPIKNTPLPSAKTGRAVAWFSLILNLILVAAIAAAIWWLWPQWTALQQQQQVLQQQQLQQTEQGKQQHQQLTDQLQQQLALVVDQQKQQGTLDQQQQQALLQLQLESKKQLSNGRTWQLWQIQQLLQLAGQKIWLEQDMPAALRLLQGAEQQLALLQDSSMQPLRQAIQTDLAELQKNTLPDVAKIQLGLTSLRKAVFDLPLRQSERELDDAEPVAATSSDWQTTLLQHWNSFWSSLVHVRPTQPEDLSVLSAGEQLSLRNTLQQQLLLAELAAMKYQSELYQAALQQAMDTLQRYFAAVDPKVKAASEQLVQLAALPVAFPAPAALQSSAVLDQVMRQSMVEINP, encoded by the coding sequence ATGACTGATACGCCGGTGGCTGTTACCGCCTCTGAATCTCCACTCTCCCAAGGTTCGGCTAAACCTGATCCGGTTAAAAAAGACCCGATTAAAAATACTCCGTTACCATCAGCTAAAACAGGCCGTGCTGTTGCATGGTTTTCTTTAATATTGAATCTGATTTTGGTCGCTGCTATTGCCGCAGCGATTTGGTGGCTATGGCCGCAGTGGACTGCGTTGCAGCAGCAACAGCAAGTATTGCAACAACAGCAACTGCAACAAACTGAACAAGGTAAACAGCAGCATCAGCAACTGACTGATCAATTACAACAGCAACTGGCATTAGTTGTTGACCAGCAAAAACAACAAGGCACTTTGGATCAACAGCAACAACAGGCCTTGCTGCAATTGCAACTGGAAAGTAAAAAACAGCTGAGTAATGGCCGTACCTGGCAGTTATGGCAAATTCAGCAGCTATTACAACTGGCCGGACAAAAAATCTGGTTAGAGCAGGACATGCCAGCGGCATTACGTTTATTGCAAGGCGCTGAACAGCAGCTGGCCTTATTGCAGGACAGCAGCATGCAGCCGTTACGTCAGGCAATTCAGACTGATTTAGCTGAACTGCAAAAAAACACCTTGCCTGATGTCGCCAAAATTCAACTGGGTTTAACTAGTTTGCGTAAAGCTGTGTTTGATTTGCCGCTACGTCAAAGTGAGCGTGAACTTGACGACGCAGAGCCCGTAGCTGCTACCAGTTCTGATTGGCAAACTACTTTACTACAGCACTGGAATTCATTCTGGAGTTCGTTAGTGCATGTGCGTCCAACTCAGCCGGAAGATTTGTCTGTGTTATCTGCAGGTGAGCAACTGAGTTTGCGTAACACCTTACAGCAACAGCTGTTGCTGGCTGAACTGGCGGCAATGAAGTATCAGAGCGAGTTGTATCAGGCTGCATTACAGCAGGCGATGGATACCTTACAGCGTTATTTTGCTGCTGTTGATCCAAAAGTCAAAGCTGCATCAGAGCAATTAGTCCAACTGGCTGCTTTGCCTGTGGCTTTCCCTGCACCTGCGGCTTTGCAATCCAGCGCCGTGCTTGATCAGGTCATGCGTCAAAGCATGGTGGAGATCAACCCATGA
- a CDS encoding heme biosynthesis HemY N-terminal domain-containing protein, translating to MIRLLIVVLLLAAAMWLGPWLTQNPGYLMLVLGPWTIEMTLVGFAIILLLSLSLLWLTLRILRPFLGFRNWTLNPFRGRQQRKARLAFEQAALALAAGRFQDAEQYFDRSDAMPEFTILRQSMACYAALQAGHATKAMQLAEQLDATQAQSCYVKADLLLRQNQAKAALELLQLAMLIPADAPLLAPLYFQALLAAGHNIEVFHTVLKAIEQKWFTKAQWQAQRYQIYPQAIRNLAAQGVFDETSEYWLALPSKERKSMAAVLGRVWAKVKAGQVEQAEKLLVDNLAYSDLPLAWSVLKQIPLKRHVVLLRKQLQHWLRDHKEDAVLYATLAYCAEQDGEPMQAEMAWQKALQYQPGLKT from the coding sequence ATGATCCGTTTGCTGATAGTGGTTTTGCTGCTGGCTGCGGCCATGTGGCTGGGGCCATGGCTGACGCAGAATCCGGGTTATCTGATGCTGGTGCTGGGTCCATGGACAATCGAAATGACGCTGGTGGGTTTTGCCATCATTCTGTTGTTAAGCCTGAGTTTGTTATGGCTGACGTTACGAATTTTACGGCCGTTTTTGGGCTTCCGTAACTGGACTCTCAATCCGTTTCGTGGCCGTCAGCAGCGCAAAGCCCGTTTGGCTTTTGAACAAGCGGCTTTGGCCTTGGCTGCAGGTCGTTTTCAGGATGCCGAACAGTATTTTGACCGCTCTGACGCTATGCCAGAATTTACTATACTACGTCAGAGTATGGCCTGCTACGCCGCTTTGCAGGCCGGACATGCGACTAAAGCTATGCAACTGGCCGAACAGCTGGATGCAACACAAGCTCAGAGTTGTTATGTCAAAGCTGATTTATTGCTGCGCCAGAATCAGGCCAAAGCTGCGCTGGAGTTATTACAGCTTGCTATGTTGATACCAGCAGATGCGCCTTTATTAGCTCCTCTGTATTTTCAGGCCCTATTAGCTGCTGGTCATAATATTGAAGTCTTTCATACTGTACTTAAAGCCATAGAGCAAAAGTGGTTTACCAAAGCGCAGTGGCAAGCGCAGCGTTATCAGATTTATCCGCAGGCTATCCGTAATCTGGCTGCCCAGGGTGTATTTGACGAAACCAGTGAGTATTGGCTGGCGTTGCCGTCGAAAGAACGTAAGTCGATGGCTGCTGTATTAGGTCGGGTTTGGGCGAAAGTCAAAGCGGGTCAGGTAGAGCAGGCTGAAAAGCTGCTGGTTGATAACTTAGCTTACAGCGACTTGCCTTTGGCGTGGTCCGTTTTGAAACAAATTCCGTTAAAGCGGCATGTGGTATTGCTGCGTAAACAGCTGCAGCACTGGTTGCGGGATCACAAAGAAGATGCAGTGCTTTATGCGACTCTTGCTTATTGTGCTGAGCAAGACGGCGAACCTATGCAGGCCGAAATGGCCTGGCAAAAAGCTTTGCAGTATCAGCCGGGCTTAAAAACTTAA
- a CDS encoding DNA-deoxyinosine glycosylase produces MSSELLTGLAPILGVRPRLLLLGSMPGAASLLEQRYYAHPRNLFWPFMQQLFGIPVELNYQQRCQLLTEQGIALWDVIAHCERPGSLDSAIKKSTVICNAIPQLLEAQPQILKVCFNGAKAAEEFKRHLLPLIKHRTDIEYFQLPSSSPAHASQSKEQKLELWAKALLE; encoded by the coding sequence ATGTCGTCTGAGTTATTAACAGGACTGGCACCTATTTTAGGTGTCAGGCCTCGTCTCCTGTTGCTTGGCAGTATGCCTGGTGCCGCTTCTCTTCTTGAGCAACGTTATTACGCCCATCCACGCAATTTATTCTGGCCTTTTATGCAGCAGCTGTTTGGTATTCCGGTTGAGCTTAATTATCAGCAGCGTTGTCAGTTACTGACTGAACAGGGCATAGCGCTGTGGGATGTGATAGCACACTGTGAGCGGCCGGGTAGTCTGGATAGCGCCATTAAAAAAAGCACTGTGATTTGCAATGCGATACCCCAATTGCTGGAAGCACAACCACAAATTCTAAAGGTGTGTTTTAACGGCGCCAAAGCAGCAGAAGAGTTTAAACGTCATCTGCTACCGCTGATTAAACACCGCACTGACATCGAGTATTTTCAACTGCCTTCCAGTAGCCCAGCTCATGCCAGCCAAAGCAAAGAGCAGAAGCTGGAGTTATGGGCCAAGGCTTTATTGGAATAA
- a CDS encoding energy transducer TonB — protein sequence MLKQLLVSSALLMSFLVQADTYQAAQQYQLQHYQQAKAEFERLLPLGNELAAFNLAVMAMKGQGMEQDLVLAYLYFLIAAELGHPDAGTGLQTLNAHLTTAQKQQAQQQLLLQKDQRVPSYATMLAQRKASFDHTTLPEVIERVEPKYPITAARKGTQGFAVVRFLVDEQGEVIYAKTQHSFPAGVFDAAAEQALRQWRYQPSSVKSIRTVTLNFSLDVDGQDQWRKKLLLSLTKDSWPAAQAGVAYSQYSNAILLNYLDQAAIGPVDLTQSTEEFPKLSDFKSEKAKAVKMPAFNGSAMLTVDPNKKLKQLTILSGEVPFAEGDTLSFINKAGDYKIAPWDLNYNTGKAPLYAKDKMYLKQLHQRPKEWTDEYWLDQAARNGLLEAQRARAQFDKGWASYLQQQKDPMALGWQAIELLTKQKTDEAKTIFNQAIAAGFEATPELEVLFQ from the coding sequence ATGTTAAAACAACTTTTAGTCAGTTCAGCTTTGCTGATGTCATTTTTAGTCCAAGCCGATACTTACCAGGCAGCCCAGCAGTATCAGCTACAACACTATCAGCAAGCTAAAGCAGAGTTTGAACGGCTGCTGCCTCTAGGCAATGAACTGGCCGCTTTTAATCTGGCTGTGATGGCGATGAAAGGTCAGGGCATGGAGCAGGATCTGGTGTTGGCCTACCTCTATTTTCTAATAGCCGCTGAACTGGGCCATCCGGATGCAGGCACTGGCTTGCAGACTCTGAATGCGCACCTGACTACAGCACAAAAACAGCAGGCGCAACAACAACTGCTGTTGCAAAAAGACCAGCGGGTGCCCTCTTATGCCACTATGCTGGCGCAACGTAAAGCCTCTTTTGATCACACCACGCTACCTGAAGTGATTGAAAGGGTTGAACCCAAATACCCAATCACTGCCGCCCGCAAAGGCACTCAGGGTTTTGCAGTAGTACGCTTTCTTGTTGATGAACAAGGCGAGGTTATTTACGCCAAAACCCAGCATAGTTTTCCTGCCGGAGTTTTTGACGCAGCAGCAGAGCAAGCGTTGCGCCAATGGCGTTATCAGCCATCCTCAGTTAAATCGATCCGTACTGTCACTCTGAATTTTAGTTTGGATGTCGATGGGCAAGATCAATGGAGGAAAAAACTGCTGCTCTCGCTGACTAAGGATTCATGGCCTGCAGCACAAGCCGGAGTAGCCTATTCCCAATACAGCAATGCTATTTTGCTTAATTATTTGGATCAGGCTGCTATTGGCCCCGTAGACCTGACGCAGAGCACAGAAGAATTCCCGAAGCTTTCAGATTTCAAATCAGAAAAAGCCAAAGCAGTTAAGATGCCAGCCTTTAACGGCAGCGCTATGCTCACAGTAGATCCAAATAAAAAGCTTAAACAACTGACCATACTTTCCGGCGAAGTTCCTTTTGCAGAAGGCGACACCCTGAGTTTTATCAATAAGGCTGGTGATTACAAAATTGCCCCTTGGGATCTGAACTACAACACAGGCAAAGCACCGCTTTACGCCAAAGATAAGATGTATCTTAAGCAGCTCCATCAGCGACCTAAAGAATGGACCGACGAATACTGGCTGGATCAGGCTGCCCGCAATGGCCTGCTTGAAGCTCAACGTGCGCGGGCTCAATTTGATAAAGGTTGGGCTAGCTATCTGCAACAACAGAAAGATCCGATGGCTTTAGGCTGGCAAGCCATTGAGTTGCTAACCAAACAGAAAACTGACGAAGCAAAAACCATTTTTAATCAAGCAATAGCAGCGGGTTTTGAAGCCACGCCAGAACTAGAAGTGTTATTCCAATAA
- a CDS encoding energy transducer TonB, translated as MFKQLVMATVLAVSITAQADLSQSVKFYQEKNYSQARAEFAHLASLGNAGAAFNLGVMALYGEGETKDPVRAYAYFLFAHQLRHVKAADVLQQLSTTVTESQQQQAQRMSVQLLQHSIPVYSANEPAPAHQEVFRTTLRRDHPKYPVEAAKNGISGFALAKLVVDQQGNVVYVNTQYGLPDLTFAKATEIALRRWKYSPSPVISIHTVRMEFSLDPVNPQSAERQKLRNTQIQLLHQQAWPGALAGSARQQLFLAGLLDYLQNQSRTYALMNQPISTPPTLADLSHAIDEGKSHTMPAFMGEAFLVVNATQQLQSVQPITGTVPLRAGESMAGLAQGVYKITPQDLNYGKSAPVVYATEQMHIESMLTAPMEWTSNYWLDQAARNGDLTAQRARAVNQPYWAHYLQQQHDPEALGWFAIELLSQNKVPEAKAAFDKAKKAGFRSSSNLDELFD; from the coding sequence ATGTTTAAACAATTAGTCATGGCGACTGTACTGGCGGTATCGATCACAGCTCAGGCCGATTTATCACAAAGTGTAAAGTTCTATCAGGAAAAAAACTATAGCCAGGCCAGAGCTGAGTTTGCCCACCTGGCCTCACTAGGTAATGCAGGAGCAGCTTTTAACCTGGGTGTAATGGCATTGTATGGTGAAGGAGAAACCAAAGATCCAGTGCGTGCCTATGCGTATTTTTTATTTGCGCATCAGCTCCGGCACGTCAAAGCAGCGGATGTTTTACAACAACTAAGTACGACTGTCACTGAGTCACAGCAACAACAGGCACAACGGATGTCTGTTCAATTGCTGCAACATTCTATTCCGGTATACAGCGCCAACGAACCAGCTCCAGCCCATCAGGAGGTGTTCAGAACAACGCTGCGCAGAGACCATCCAAAATACCCTGTGGAAGCGGCAAAAAATGGGATATCAGGTTTTGCCTTAGCCAAACTGGTCGTTGATCAACAAGGCAATGTTGTTTATGTAAACACACAGTATGGCTTGCCCGATCTAACCTTCGCCAAAGCCACCGAAATAGCCTTGCGTCGCTGGAAGTACAGTCCTTCACCGGTAATAAGCATTCATACAGTACGAATGGAATTTTCTTTGGATCCGGTGAACCCCCAATCCGCTGAGCGACAAAAGTTACGCAACACCCAGATCCAGCTTCTGCATCAACAAGCCTGGCCTGGAGCTTTAGCAGGTTCTGCCAGACAACAACTGTTTCTTGCTGGCCTGCTTGACTACCTGCAAAACCAGAGTCGTACCTACGCTTTAATGAATCAGCCTATTTCAACACCGCCCACTTTAGCGGATCTCAGTCATGCAATCGACGAAGGGAAATCTCATACAATGCCCGCTTTTATGGGGGAAGCGTTTCTCGTTGTCAATGCAACACAACAACTGCAAAGCGTTCAGCCTATTACAGGTACAGTTCCGTTACGTGCAGGAGAATCGATGGCAGGATTAGCTCAAGGGGTGTACAAAATAACACCCCAGGATCTGAATTACGGTAAAAGTGCGCCTGTCGTCTATGCCACAGAGCAGATGCATATAGAGTCCATGCTCACGGCCCCCATGGAGTGGACCAGTAATTATTGGCTGGATCAGGCAGCTCGTAATGGAGATTTAACAGCTCAACGTGCCAGAGCAGTTAATCAGCCTTACTGGGCTCACTACTTGCAACAACAACATGATCCAGAAGCTTTAGGGTGGTTTGCTATTGAACTACTCAGCCAAAACAAGGTGCCTGAAGCGAAAGCAGCTTTTGACAAAGCAAAAAAGGCCGGCTTCAGGAGCAGTTCAAACTTAGATGAACTGTTTGATTAA